The stretch of DNA CAAAGCCATGCATATACATGGTGTCTATACTGACTTCCTCGCTTTTCGTGATTTACAAAAGTTTattcttttttgcaggaaatagGGAGATTTCATTACTCAAGGCGGCTTTTCAGTTGCACACAAGTTTACAACTTCATCTGTGTCCGTACCAAACCAAATGGCAATACGGGGTGTACTACGCCGGTAGGCTATAGAAGTTTAATCTTTACTAGGGCAAAAAACATCATTTATATATAATTTGCCCTCGAGGAGCAATTTAGTCAACTAACTCAAAAAACAATGCCCTACATACAATAGATACCAGTTTGGGTCGATCTTTCACGTGGCTCGGGTCTCACTTGTTTTTGACAGGAGTGAGGTAGAAGAGGCGCCATGTTAGATTTTAGTGAAACCCACTTCTCTCTCACATCGTCACACGTGCGGCAACCTCAAAGGTGATGAATGAGcatgatgatgatgaggtgattAAACTCCGGCTAGTAGGCGACGGCTCTTCTGTGACATGAACCTGACAGCGTAGATCCATGGGCAACAATTGCATTTCGCTAGGGTTAAGTGGCTTTGCACTGAGATGTGACAAAGATGGAACTCATGAACCACCTTTTATGTTGATACAGACATGGTTGTGAACTAGCGTGGAAGTATAATATTTTCCTTTAGCTGGAAGGAGTGGGACTTAATGCATTGTACAAAAGACATTTTTCTTCACGAATCACAACAGTCATTACTTTTCTTTTTTCAGTCTACGTGTACGTTAGTCGTCTGAAAATAATTTTCTGGTAAGACGATTTCTGTTGggaagggaggaggaggcgcgcggaGCACCGATGCCGCCGCCGACATGTTTTATCTTGTCTATCTTAGGAGTGCAGGTTCATCGGGGAATCAACAATATTGGTGTTCTTTgggaggaggagaggggggggggggttgcagGTTCATTGGGAAAATTTATGTGGTTCGCCAGTTTAGAGGGATGATTGAGGGTGGCGGTAATCCCGATGGTGGGGGATGGCGGGGCGGCGGGGGCAGCCAGTTAGGTCCGCGCTGGATCGACGGCGGCGAGAGGGAGAAGAGAAGCCGCGCGTGCTTGCGGTTAGAGGTTGAAAATTTATGTGGTTCGCCAGTTTAGAGGGATGATTGAGGGTGGCGGTAATCCCGATGGTGGGGGATGGCGGGGCGGCGGGGGCAGCCAGTTAGGTCCGCGCTGGATCGACGGCGGCGAGAGGGAGAAGAGAAGCCGCGCGTGCTTGCGGTTAGAGGTTGAAAATTTATGTGGTTCGCCAGTTTAGAGGGATGATTGAGGGTGGCGGTAATCCCGATGGTGGGGGATGGCGGGGCGGCGGGGGCAGCCAGTTAGGTCCGCGCTGGATCGACGGCGGCGAGAGGGAGAAGAGAAGCCGCGCGTGCTTGCGGTTAGAGGTTGAAAATTTATGTGGTTCGCCAGTTTAGAGGGATGATTGAGGGTGGCGGTAATCCCGATGGTGGGGGATGGCGGGGCGGCGGGGGCAGCCAGTTAGGTCCGGGCTGGATCGACGGCGGCGAGAGGGAGAAGAGAAGCCGCGCGTGCGTGCGGTTAGAGGTTGAAGATGAAGTACACTGTCCATTGGATATTGATCGAACGGATCCAAAGGTTGGGATAGGAAGGGGGGAAGTCGACTGATCCTTTGCAAAAAATTTATCTAGCCGCTCCTTTTTTTTCACCACTGGCATTTATCTTGACAGCCAGGCACAATCACTTCGCACAACCAGCCCTCACGGAAACCTTGCCTCGCGCAAGCTCTGCTTCCCCATTCCCTGCCACAGACACCTCGGCGCTGCTCCAAGGCGCCCGTCAAGCCCTCGTCACATCCAGCGCAGCCCGCCCATGGCGGAAGAACCTTCGGTGAAGAGGACCAAGACGGAGGACCTTGGTGCGGGGTCAGAGCCAGACGccgcggcggctccggcggcggcggcggcggaagaAGGGGAAAGGCCGGGCGGCGAGGTGACCGTCAAGATACAGTCCAGAGCTCTCTGCTGCAGGATCTGCTCCGAGCCCCTCAAGCCGCCCATCTTCAAGGTGACACCTCCCGCCGCATTCCGTCCCTCTTCTTGTTCTTTAATTTCATTTGCCCGGATGGGTTCCTGAGAGCAGAGTGTGCATCAGATGTGGCCGTAGCTGCTCCTCTCACTGATACCAGTAGGCTGTAGGCCGCTACTACCGCACATGGGCTGTTTTCTCTGAAATGTGTACTATCTGATATGATGCCAGTGGAGTGGATTGGCATTTCCACTGGCTTGAATTGCAGTTGTGCCTTGTCTCCTAATCAAAGGAAAAAGATGCTTCATCTGTTCTTGGTAGGATGCACGAATAGCACCTTGCAGGGTCCTGATTGGTTGCGTGCCGGACCGAGTATGCAACATTTAGGAACCTGTCTCCAATCTAGCTAGTCTGTGTACTAGTGACATGCTTAGTTTAGCACATACTGCATATAGACAGCAGGCGAAAGTTTCCTGCCATTTGCTCTGAAATCTAAGTCACTGGATCAACGTTTCCATGGCGTATGTTGCGTATTTCCCATCTATGCTTTCTGAATGCAGTCATTCCTTGCTTGCTCCTCGGAAGGAAAAGATGATGGTCCGTTTACCTTTCTGAATGCCGCGCTTCTCGGTAGGATGAACACATGCCACCTTGTAGGGTCCTGATTGGTTGCGTGTGAAAACTGAATGTCTAGCAGCTAGGAATCGGTTTTCAGTCTACTATGTATCTGTACTAGCGACATGCTGGCCTAGCACATTTTGCTAGGATTCCTAGATGGGACCTTGTAGGACGTTAACTGTTGCTGTCTCCAAGCTAAAAACAAGTGCAGCACTTATGACTGAATTTCTAATCTAGTGGGCAGCAGTGGAGTGCTAGTTTTAGCTGGTCTCATACTAGTAGGATCTTAACTGCTGGTGTCTCAAAACTGAACAGGGCAGCATTTAGGACTCACTTTCCAGTATAGCAGTTAATATGCCAGTGGATTAACGTTTCCATGGCGTAGGTTGCAGTTATTCCTTGTTTGCTCCTCAGAGGAAAATATGTTCCGTTTTAATTTTCTGGATGCTGCTGTTCTTGGTTGGATGACCAAATGGGAAATGGCACATTGTAGGGTCTTGATTCTTTGTGTGTGATAACTGAATGTAGCTGCTGGTATTCTTGCTCGGATAGTAGGATAGTAGTGAGATGCTACTTCAGCACGTAGTGCTTATTGTCATTTGCTCTGAATTTTAAGAGGCATAATGACAGCAGATCGGCATTTCGGTGGCATAAATTGCAACATTTCCAAACATTTATACTTGTTTGGCTGTTGGTATTCTTGCTAGGATATTAGGATTACTGAATGGCACCTTGTAGGATGTTAACAGTTGTTGTATCGAAGCTGAATATGTAGCAGTTGTGACTGAATTTCCAATCCAGTGGGTAGTAATGGAATGCTAGTTTAGCTGGCCTCCTACTACATAGGATCATAATTGTTCGTGTCTTGAAGCTGAACAGGGTAGTACTTAGGACTCGATTTCAGACCTATTGATGAAATGCTAGTTTAGCTGCTCTCTTACTACGTAGGATCTTAATTGTTGGTGTCCCAAAACTGAATATGGTTTTCCATAACATTACTGAGGGGCAGCTTGTTTCTGCTCGCGTTGCACTCTTGTTATGAACTATATTTAAGTGCACTTTCTTCTTTGTAAGAGTATATCGATGTAGATTGCTCCATGGGCACCCGCCGCATTCGATCTCTGTTCCTGAGTTTACTTTTTTTCTTTTCTGGGTGGATGGATACTTAAGAGTATATATCGATGTAGATGCTTCTCTCCCTCATAGTAATTGTAGGCTGCTGTAGCTCGTAGTGCACGCAGAAACATGCCTGCCATTTTCTCTGAATTTTTTGACTGCATTTCTCTGAAATTAGTATGTGATAAGGCAGTGGATTAGCATTTCCGTGGCATGAATTTAAATTGCAGTTATTCCTTGTTTGATTCTCAAAGAAAAAGTAGTTCCATTTACTTTTCTGGATGCTGCTGTTCTTGGTAGGATGAACAAGTGGCACCTTGTAGGGTCTTGATTGGTTGTGTGTGCAAACTGAATATGTAGCTGCTAGGACCCAGTTTCCAATCTAGTCTAGTAGTGACATGCTAGTTTAGCACATACTGCTTATAGATGGTTGGCCAAGTTGCCTGCTATTTGCTCTGAAATTTAGGAGGCATAATGTCAGTGGAACAACATGTCAGTGTATTCCTAGATGGGAGCTTGTAGGATGTTAACTGTTGGTGTCTCGAAGCCGAAACTGTGTCAGTTATGACTGAATTTCCAATCTAGTGGGTAGTAGTGGAATGCTATTTTAGATGGTCTATTTCTATGTAGGACCTTGATTGGTGGTGTGTCAAAGCTGAACAGGGTAGTAGTTAGGACTCAATTTCTGTAATCCTAGTGTAGCTGCTCTCTTATTACTCGTCTGTAGGTTCTTAATTGTTGGTGTCTCAAAAACTGAATACGTTTTCCATAGCATAACTTGAGGGACAGTTTGTTTAGTAAAGTGCGAATTTAGCTATCCCTTACTATGTAGATGATCGATCTTTGTCGAAAAATATGTGGATGATTGATTGTACGCTTCCTGTTTCTGCACGCAATGCACTCTGTTATGAACTGTCTGTATGCTGCACTTTCTTCTTCCGAGTGCATCGATGTAGACGTTTTCCTGATTGTTGTTGGGAGTAAAAATAAGAACCTCTTCTCCCTGGTTACCAGTAAATACTGCATGGGTAACGCCTGCTGTTTTCTCTGAAATTTAAGAATGTCAGTGGATCAACATTTATGTGCCATAAATTGCATTTTCCCTTTTTGCTTGTTGAAGAAACATGTTTTCCATTTACTTGTTTGGCTCATGCTGTTCTTGCTAGGATAACAAAATGGTACCTTGTAGGATCCTGATTGCTGGTATCTGAAAACTGAATTTGTAGCAGTCAGAACACAGTTTCCAATTTGCTGGGTTGTAATCAAATGCCACTTTAGCTGCTCACTTactatgtactccctccgttccaaaatagatgactcaactttgtactaagttagtacaaagttgagtcatctattttggaacggagggagtaggatcTTAGTTGTTCGTTTCACAACTGAATATAATTTTCCATAACATAACTTACGAGCAGCCTGTTATTTCTCTAGTCGTTGGTAGTGAAATGCTTATGATTTACTATGTTGATGACTGGTATCTTTCATGTTTCTGCTTGCATTGCACTCAGTTGTTAATAACTGATGAAAGGACTGTGGAGAGGCATTGCACACTGTTCATTTTTCTCCAGTTCATTATCCTTTTCTTTTTGTTGCTGCTGATCGTTATGCTAATATTCTTATGTTTCTTCAGTGTGCGGCTGGGCACGTTTTGTGTTCTCAGTGCCCGGAAAAGCTCCGTGAGGTTGGGCACGTTTTGAGACTGGGTACATTCTGCGCTCTGTGTTGCAAAAGCACTAGCTATTCCCGCTGCGTCGAGCTCGAGCAGTTCATCGATGCCATGAAAGTGCCATGCTCGAACCAAACATACGGCTGCAACGAGTTCGTCGGCTACCAGCAGAAAgagaagcatgagagttcatgcCCACATGCTCCATGCTACTGCCCAGAGGACGACTGCGCCTTCAAAGCGCCGGCATGTTGCCTGCTGGACCACTTCGTCACCGCACACGGATGGTCGCCGACCAACTTGGGTTACAACAAGCCACTGAAGATCCCCTTGGCACGAGACCGCCGGTTCACGCTTCTAGTTGGGGAGGACATGTCCTTGTTCCTCCTGATAAACACCCTGACCAGCATCGGCAGTGCTCTCGCCGTGGTCTGCGTCAGGCCCCATGAGTCTGAACCGAGCTATTCGTGCAACATCTCGGCTGCTGGTGGGAAAACCGATGGGAGGCTTGTGTTCCAGAAGGATCCTCACGTGTCAAGCAGCTCGCTGGCGGGTGGAGTTCAGATGGGCAACTTCTTCTTGCTGGTTCCTCTGGAATTCGCCGAGAGCTCATCTGGTGAACTCACTGTACACATCCGCATCGACAGAGTGGCGTCATAGGGATCTCAACTGGAAGCTATATGTGGACAGAACCTCTTGGGTCAGTCAACTAAGACCACTTTCAATGACTGCATATGGTGAAACAGCTAGCTAGATGTTGCCCCATGCTCTTTAATCACCATCAGCTGGAGGAACTAAAATGTGTTTACAACTCAGTTGTCTTGTTATGTAGCTTGTTGTCAGTTGTAGTGGTAGTAGAATTTATCTTTGCTTAGATTGTTGTCTTGTTATGTAGCTTATGTAACACAGTTGTCCCAATGGAAGGTCAGTATCTTGCAACTCAAAATTGTACTCATTTGTCAAGTTTGACTGCGTATTAGCTAGTAAGATGGACGTTGCCATTGAACTGGTATTTGAACCAAGAACTGTGGCAGGTAAACCATTATTATATCTCCACTTGGTGCTGCATTGCACAGACGCTCACCATTGCCAGATCATTAGCTGATCTTCAAGATCTTCAAAATTTTGCTGATCTTCAAGATCACCAGTGAGGGTTTCCTCTTGTCTTGCTGAATGCGAACATAGGGGTGCCCACAGAGGACCTCCTATATGCCACTCATTGCGGCAAAGAGTCGGCGTTTCACATAGGGCGGGACCTCCTATATGCCGCTCAATGCGGCAAAGAGTCGGCGTTTCACACAGGGCGGCTCAGCTGGGCCTGCCCATTTGCAGTGACACGGGGAGGCGCCGTGAAAGAAACACAGAAAAAAGAGGGCACGGGCAAAGGTATTCGAACAAACGACGTCAGAATGGGTTGCGTGCCGTGCTAGCCACTAAGCCACCATCACTACTGAGATTATGTGTCTAAAATGGCAGCTTCTTTGGACGGAGGAAGTACAATTTTGAGGCTATTGATCGTGGTTCCTAAGAGAAGATGAAAAGAGATTAAACTTTTGTATGACAATGACAAGATCAATAAGAGGGTTTGTGACAATGTTTGAATGACGACGTACACCTAGAGAGATCGAATATGTATTTTGTGTAGAAGTAGAATATGTCTAGAGTTTACGACACCCCTCCGGACGCACACGTTGATCATGCGCAGCCTGTCGTCCGGCACGGGACGGTGAGCCGATTCCCGTCGTCCATCCCTCGCCGCAGCGAGGTTCTCCGCACCGGCGCCTGCATCCGCCACGCCGTGCCCGATGGGTTCACCTCATACATGAACTGCACCTCTGCCCTGGCCGCGTTGTCGGGCCGCATGCAGATCACACCGACATGGACGTGCCCAGTGGCGGAGCTACAAAGAAGAAACTGGGCGGGCCAAGCTAATGAAGAgcagatttttttttaaaaaaaattgaacaCTATATACCATTTCAGTAGGCATAGAGCATACTTTTGCTCTCGTTGATTACAAGATCAGCAGCTGTGCACAGACACATACATATATACTACCGAGTAGGCGAGTACTAAACAGAAAAAGCCAAATTTATGGGCGTAATCCTGCATTTTGTTGAAGTCCTTCATTTTGGTTTGCTGCTGCTGATATTCCAATTCAACTAAGTCCAAGGGTAGAGGATGATCTGCTTGTGATGAAGGATCTTCCTCGACTTCATTCGCATCGTATCTTTTCCTTTTAAAAACCAAATCAATTCCTCACTAGCTAGCTTTGTCCATGGTAAATGACACCTAAATTACAATTTATAAAGATCAGCTGACTGAGCAACCCATGCTACCAATTCTGCTCGTTGCTCTGCTCCCAATTTTGCTCGTTGCTCCGCTTGCCTCCGCTGCCGGCTGGCCACCACTAGTGCCGCCACATCAGATGGGAGATGGATCGGGGATCTCCACTCTTTGGAGTTGCCGCTAGCTCCCACTGCTGGACCTCCGCCGTCGGCCGGTGCCGTGCCCTAGTAATGGACGAGGCGTAGAGAAAGAATAGGAGATGGATGGGAGACGAGCATGGCTGTGGTCGGAATGATATGCGTGTGCTGGTCTAACGGTCTGGGCTATGGGCTGCCAAGTACCAACCGTGTGTGCTGCATATGTATATCATTCTTTTTGGTGATTTGTTGGGCGGGCCACGGCACAGTTTTGCTCGTGAGTAGCTCCGCCAGTGGACGTGCCACCGTCAGCGTGCGCTTGAGGTCAAGGTGAAGTTCGCCGTCGCCTGCCTGTCGCCAGCGCGGAACAGAGTGAGACGGTCCGGGTCCACGTCCACCAAGACCACCTCGCCGCCGTAGGTGAGGCGGTGGAGGAGGTGCACCTCGAGCACGCCAACATTGACGTCGGGGAAGAAGCAGGGCTGGTACCGGCAGGTGCGCTCGTGGTCCTCCACGCGCAGCCGTGCTTGCGGTTGCGGCAAGCGAAGCGGAAGGACCGGACCGTCCTGACGACGGCGTGCGGCTGCGGGTGTAGTCCTCGGAGCCGGAGCGGGTCACGCCGGTGATGTACGTACGCGACTCAACCAACTAGGGCACGGAGAGGCTGTTTAAGCAAGCGcaccctcctctcctctcctctcctctcctctcgtGCACCACTTTTTTCTTGTGTAAGCAAGCAGCAAGCACGTCTCGATCGTGCACCACTTGTTTATGCATGCATGACGTCACGATCCTACTGATATCACGTATATCGTCCTTTTATTTTCTTGGTGAATCAATTCCTCATCCTTTTCTTTTTGCATTCCAGTTCAAAGAAAAACAATCACTTTCTTTTTCCTTCTTTCTCCAAGAGACACAGATCGCCCCGCATTCCTGCTAGTAATTGAAATGAAATAGCCAGCAATTGCTGGACCTttaaaaaagagaagaagaagagacaCAGATCGAGCTCGCCTTCCGTTTGtccattttctttttctttccttGATCGAGTCCCAATTATTATTAAAACTTGCCAAGAGACGAGGCCGGCGACCCTTGGTTGGTTGGGGCAGCATGCGCCGCTCTCGCCGATTGATTATTCCCCAATCCACCCGCCGCCGGCCCCGCCGAGGGCCTCGTCTCCTGCAGCCCCACGATGACCTCCCTTCTTCCAGTGCTCCCTCCTCAGCAACAGCGCGCCCATCACTTCCACCCATGGATTGGGCGAGAGAGACGGCCACGAACGCCCTCCATCTTCCGGCGACAAGGACCCAGGCCGACTGCACCCACCAGCGGCGGCTCGGCTGCTGCTCCAGCAGCGCGACGGAGACCGATCCCGTCCACCCTCTTCTCTCTGCGGACATGGGGAGCGGCGGCATCTCCGACCTTGCTGCCTCCCCTCCCCACGCGCTGCAGGACCTAGACTAGACGCCCAAGGTACGCCCTCCTCCTTACTTCTCCATTCCGCAAGTCCATAGCCTCCTCTCACGTGCTTGCTTCCTTCATTGGGCAGAATTGCGCTGCAGATCCGACCCCGCGCACGACCACGACCACGACGACGCCCACAGGATCTCCTCGCCGCGCCGGCTTGCATGTCTCTCCATCTCCTCCCGGTAAGAAATTCCCGTATCTCAACCTGCTACTTCTGCCTCCATCCTGTCGGTTGAATTATGGAAAGTGATTCGTGATTGTATTACTTGCCCACGAAGGGGTTATATGCCATGTCCAGAGGATAACTGCCCGAGCTATACGTACCTAGTGCGTGCACATCCGGCGAGTCTCAGTAGGGGAAATCGTGAGCCTAACTACGTAGGACTCGGTCCTGACGTTACATGCGCACCATTGGTCTTCCAAGAGCCCCCCGCAGTCACAACAGGGGCTTCGACCATGTTGAGACTGGACCGGAAGTCGAGGAAGACTGTTGACAGTAGCCCCTTCATCATGAAGATGTCGGTAAACTGCGACATAGAGGGAACGCGGAGCACACGGACGTCACCGAAGGAAACCCGCTCGCGGACAAAGTGTATAGGTTGATCTCGATGTGCTTT from Triticum urartu cultivar G1812 chromosome 3, Tu2.1, whole genome shotgun sequence encodes:
- the LOC125542388 gene encoding E3 ubiquitin-protein ligase SINA-like 10 yields the protein MAEEPSVKRTKTEDLGAGSEPDAAAAPAAAAAEEGERPGGEVTVKIQSRALCCRICSEPLKPPIFKCAAGHVLCSQCPEKLREVGHVLRLGTFCALCCKSTSYSRCVELEQFIDAMKVPCSNQTYGCNEFVGYQQKEKHESSCPHAPCYCPEDDCAFKAPACCLLDHFVTAHGWSPTNLGYNKPLKIPLARDRRFTLLVGEDMSLFLLINTLTSIGSALAVVCVRPHESEPSYSCNISAAGGKTDGRLVFQKDPHVSSSSLAGGVQMGNFFLLVPLEFAESSSGELTVHIRIDRVAS